The genomic window CAGGCTCCGATGGATAAATTACTTGAGGCCCGACATCAAACGAGGAAATTTCAGCAGAGAAGAAGAGGATACCATCATCAAATTGCATGAGATGTTAGGAAACAGGTATGCAATGTTAGCATTTCAGTCAAACTACTGTTTATCATAATTTACATGGTATAATATTGACAACACAGACACAGTACTGAATGCTAAGTTAGGCTCTAGGCAAGCCATTCAGCTAAGGGAAGGATAGGACGGCTTCgccggaaaaaaaattatgcaaggaagcaaatatcattaaattaaggTTAAGATTTGCTAATGGGGCATTGTTCTAGAGCTGAAGAACATAGAATTGATACTTAGTGCCTCGTATGGAGATGGGAGATAGGCTAGGCATAAAACACATATTTCTCATGTGATTAAATGACTTTGTCATTTTAGCCGCCACCCCACAATCTCCCCTAGaccaaaaactagaaaaaaaaaaaaaaaactagaaaaacaaaaaactcaacttgtcattttaaagttttttcccCTCATGTGATTGACcaacatgtcaattttttttcatggttgtaTCAGAAACATGTGTGTCTGAACAGATTCCTAGCAGTTTCCATTAGcgtatgcaaataaaaaaaaacacttttttcaaGTTGAAGCACTCTCAAACAAGATTGGCACACTTTGGTTAATGGACACAATAGTAATCATTCATGTGACATGATACATGCCAACAAGTCATTTAGCATTTTAAATTCTGCAAATCATAGAGGATCAAAATAAAGGTTAGTGCATATCTtgacatgattttcttttttttttttctattcagatGGTCTGCAATTGCAGCAAGATTACCGGGACGCACGGACAacgaaattaaaaatgtttggcACACCCACTTGAAAAAAAGACTTGAGAAAAATCATGTCACCCCAGAAATCAAGGGAAGATCCGTTGATATTTCTAGATTTGATCACGAATTAAATACAGATCAAGAATTACTCGATTCATCAAATCTTGCAGCAGGATCTGATCAGACCGAGGAACACAGACCAATCTCCCCGCAACAATGTTCAAGTGACACCTCCTCTTTGATCACAGGTGATATTGATATCAGTAATAACATGTGCATGAAGATCGAGTCGTCGGATGATTTTCCTGAAATGGATGAGAGTTTTTGGTCAGAAGTATTGTCTGCTGATAATTCAAGAATTGTGAGTGATTTTTCGGCCATTGGCACTGAGCCACAACTTCAATTTCCATTTTCTCCACTAGTAATTGAGGTGGAACAAGTCTATGCCACTAATTCAAATATGTATGATAGCACTGAATATTGGCACGACCTTTTCACAAGAGCTGGGGGATCACTAGATTTACCAGAAATTTGAACAATTGTAaccttttttcctccttttatatttgtttagttaGATGGCAGATGATCATGGATTGTTTCTGTCCAGTTTGTTGACTGTTTAGAAGGAAgacaaaaatattatagaattataataataataatactaataataataataataataataaaagaaaggaagagcACAGATACTCGGCAAAACTGTCCCGTTTTTTGAACCAGAAGTTCGTTTTTCCAGCAAGCAATCTTTTTCCAAGCAAGGAAAACTGGAAGAGAAAATGTATAAGCATAATCATCTTGACGGGTTCGAAATTGAGGATTAACATTCTACTAAAAAAATCCTGCTGTTGCCGGTAAATAAAACCGAGCAAAACCAAGCATAATGAGGCTTGCTCTTCAGGGAAAGCAAGGAATTTGCCATCCTTTAATCATTTTATCAACAGATTAGTAATTGAACTCGAGCTGAATGAATCTTTTCCTTATCACTTAAACCAACTCCTTGAGATTACGATGTAATTAATGAGATATACTCTATTTTAAGTTGATTCAAAGAAAAACATTCCACTCTCCTCGGATCAATGAGTAAATATATCGCAACTATAAAGTATAAGCATGGTGATCTTCCATGAAGTTTCCAACTAAATTAACACTCACTGAGCCAAGACAGAATTATACATAATGAAAACCCCCGGTCTTGAATGATGTTAGATTCTTGTGGTTTCAACAAGTTGTCACGGATTTTGAATTCTACATGAAGGACTGCCCTTTTGTCAGATCTTTAACTTATTCCTATATTGAACATTAATTCAAATCTTGAAAAGGGTACTTGTGGAAAAGCTTGAAGCTAGCTTCAAGAGATATTTAGACCTTTTCACAACAGATTGATTAAGCTAGGAGGGTTGGAGATGATGTGCTGAGCTTTGAGAGTTGGCAAAGAAGAACTGGGTGGGTAGTCCACAAATTCTCACAAAATAAATCCATTACGTTAAACTTTCTGAtacttaagaaaatatattgccTTGAATGCTAGGTATAATGTGTAGAAATATGCTTGAAGTAATGTGTAGAAATGGGGAGTGAAGTAAATAAACATGAACAAAGTAGGAGGAGAAATATTCTGTGTTGTAAGAACTCTTTTTTACTTGTGTCTCATGAGGCTTTTGTACCCATGGAAAACATCAAATTGCGTAGAGACACGGGCAAAAGTGGTGAAACATTATCTAGCCTATTTTAAGGGCCATTATGCAGAATATTAGCTTCTAATGGATGATGGAGCTATGTTACTAAACACAAAACTAGCCTAGTGTGACGTCCACTGCTGTGTGGGCTCATGTGGCATGCAAACCACAGAAACAAGTACTTTTTCCGGAATTGAGCAATGATTGATCCTATCCCGAGCCGGGATACTTGGCCGTAAGGAAGGGGGATGGCTGTCCTGGTCCTGTGCTAACTCCTAGGCTTGTAGCTGCACTTGACTAGCGATAAAAAAATCGGGGTGGCATGCAAACCACAGAAACAAGTAGACTTTTCCGGAATGGAGCGATGATTGATCCTATCCCGAGCCGGAATACTTGGCCGTAATGAAGATGGCTGTCCTATTCCTGTGCTCACTCCAACAGCCATagaaattactaatttattgtttcttgctccgctgtatttttaaaatataaaaattattaagaatacaaaaaaataaaataaaattgaagtgtGTTATCAAATCGCTTaatgaaatcaattttaaaatctttgaatctctcttttttttttttttgcatctaactcaggtttcaaattaaattatataagaattcatctaaattaaattgattaattttatgtatcaaaatataattttaatgatcagtaaaaatataacttaatttttaacaaaatttcaagatgataacttttttcataaaaactatGGAGACAATGACAGATTAGATCGATCTCAATCCTCAAACAAACCGTGTTATAGActtcattgagtttaataatttgttttttattaaatatttttttaattatataaaattaaataccaacctaaaattaaaaacttatttgagacaatgataactttaaagaaagtaaaaaaataaaaatcatgtaatttatttctcaaccaatccaatattgaaagataaaataaaaaaaaatattaaaaagaattaatgaaccaaaaactaaaaaaacatattcggCCAGTTGGTGAACTCGTCAAACCTATGAATCGGGCAACTCGGGCTAGCACACCAAACTTGTAGACCTGATTATGAATTCAAGTgggattataattgtttttactaaaactgttttttatttaactatataataaaaaaaaatatacaatcgCAAAATAAAACACCAACATAATACTGAGATGCtgtaaacaaattaaaagataaataaagatcaaatatttAACATTACAACACGAgtaatttactttattttgtttaatgaatttttctatcaaaataaatttgtaatagaaaaacacataaaatttattgaataaaaacaaaaaaaaaatgcaaggttgcacatatgaaaaatcttatataaaaaaatttaatatatatataaaattaagataaaatcaCAAATGAATCATACATACCTATTTAAAAATCGAACACAcccaatattattaaaaaaatcatcacaaactaattaaaacataaactcaaaatttagttgaaaaaaaatatcaactaattcatcatgattttttttaaaatcaatttaaaaagaatcaGGCCAGACCTAGTGCCTAGCTCAATCAAACAATGGCCCACACGAtggcttatatttttttaagtttaatgggATGGACAACGTGTTATCAGCcccatgcataaaaaaaaatgacacgtTATTTgttcatcataaaaaatcagCCACTATGATGGCTGGTAAAATAggatcctttgtttttttttttattaaaaaatttattttcaacccaGTTTTGATCCAAAACACATAGGAAACATCCTATACATCTTGTTAAACCAACTCAtggttatgaaaaatataaacaactgtcctaaacttgaaatccactaaaaacaaaaaaactttctaagctcatatctgaatttttcaggtattttcaaggtaaaaaaacatgtaatctTAACTCTCCTTATCATATGAAatcatttgacaaaaaaaaccttaaactaaCTTCAACATCCGGGGATTATTTTATAGATAACATCCACATTCCAACCTATTATTGTTCGAAAAAAGCctgatttataaatttttttttttagctttatctttatacataatcaaaactaaaaaataaaattattagacTATTTTAAAAGCATAACCTCCATCttagtttagaaaatatatttttttattaatttttgaactcataaaatcaaaaaaaagaaaagaaaagaaaaactttttaaacACTAAACTTACTATTTGatgcaaggttgtcaattctgttTCATTCCATCTGGAATGGCCGGTATATCTTAttctagtttaaaaaatagaacaaactgAACAATTTCATCTCGCTTAGAATCTCCGCCTGTTCTAGAAATTTCATAGAAATTCCGGATGAAATGTTCTGATTTCATTTCggccaaataattttttttttgcttttttttaaatattattcaattttacaGTATCAATTATATCTCTTAATCTGATCGTTGGATCTGGATAAATTTTTACAGGGACCTTACATATTGTTATATctcaagttaaaattttaggataatCGGAGTTTAGAAGGGCCTTGCAagattgaatgatatttttgcaattttgattaaattcataattttgttcggaaatgttattttattgtgttctttttttagattgatttttttttttaattttatcattcaacaatgaatttattagtaattgaacttcataatttattttgatttttttttttacggttatcatagtctcatgactTAGATCATGAATTTAGAAAGTCAACCCAAGTTGACCTAATATGTCGTCATCtcaatagatatatttttaaaaaaagatgttgtcttgaatttttttagtcaaataatatttttactactCATCCAGGTTGTCCTTGAACCCGTCGAGTTAATCGGGTTATATCGGTTCAACTCCTACCTTTTTACTTTTtggatttgaattgaaattataaattgacaATCTTAATTTGATTGGATGAAAGAGTAATGATAAACTTGTAAAAGATATAAATTACCCCAAAAgcaattaaatttaagaaagaGGCATGGGATCTGCTGACCTCTCTTGTCAAAGAAATAGTAAAACAACTATATGGATGAAAATTGTGTGATGCCTCTTACGTGCTTATTATTAGGTGGTTATATACAAGCCATTTCATAGACTTGGAACCATCATTTTCATAATGGTCAGGAGTGCTTTTATATgcaaatcatttcttttttttgaaaaacacaagAAATTTAGTTTAACTATTAAATTacattacaatatatatatatatatatatatatatatatatatatatatatatatatatatatattaattcttaTATGGAGAGAAAGAGGAAATCTAAGATTGGATTTCTAATTTAACCAAACCCAATGGGACATAAGTTTGGCCCAAGCCGAGCAGCTCATGTTTTGTGTCTCTATTAAGAATGGCTGGTGGTTCAAGATTGGATTTCCGAATCCCACAGGGCTAAAGAGTGTAAGCCCAAACTGCCTTGACGAAAGGGAGCTGTACAAAACGCATGGTTTCGCTGAACCATTTCCCAATTTGCGAAggttaagaagagaaaaataaatgtatcAGATCCAacttaaaagttttatttcatcTGTTTCGTTCCAGTTTTGAAAAGCCATATACAAACATGGCCCTTGCAAAGGTTGAGAAGCGTGAACATCAGGGGGTGGGAGCACAGGAACTGTTTGGGATTTGCGATACGTGAAGCTATATACAGAGAAATATCTCAGGAATTTCATCTCCCTGCTCGCGCTACAAACCCATCAGCCACCAATATAGCAGCTTTCAAAATAGTTCGCCGAAACTTGAATATGGGGATATAGGGATCTCTCGGAGCCTTCTAATTAATCTACAGACATTTTCAattgtagtttatttttgtttgttcgAAGTAATCCCATGCATTCACATAAAACTCAAGTATCTCCCAAATTAATAAGCAGATAGGCTCAGATTTATCATCTCTAACCCAGCTCGATCTTCAATTAGCCTAGGATTGGGCTTCTATCCATCACCATGTTGATCCCCAACTTTGGATTGGGTAGATCGTCCTTCCCATCTGGGTATCCCATACTCGGATAGGATCACCTTGGACCCAGGCATGACCGTCTAGGAGGCTCAACGGCTCAACCTATCCAACACCCTAGTTGCCTTCTAATAGGCTCGGGgtcctttctctttctataaGGTCTTGCATCTGCAACCCCGAATGAGGTCACTTGCCTCTGTAGCCTACACATCAATTGTCACGTTGGACTTGTTTATGCTCAGTTAACAATTGATAAGATCGTTTTcttctaatataattaatagCATTACCCATTAGTGACtataaatctaaataattaCTATCCGCTTAGGTGTcacaattgttttgtttttactctCATCATCACCATGCAAATGGACAGGGTTTATAGGTATAAATATGCATCCATGAACCTCAAGGTAGAGAAGAAGTTTAATTTCATTGTAGATCTTCAACACATTGGCCATCTTCATCTACACACAATACATATAAATCGAACATAGATACATAACATAACCTCTTGAGATTTCTCATCCATTATTGCTTTATTAACTCAAGCATTGGAGAGCCTCTAcgaggagtttttttttgtttttcccagAAGTTTGTGATCTTCAGACCCAACAACTTATCTTCAACGTTCCAGCCCAGTCATCTACCTTGAAAAAACTTTGATGTATACATATGTCTAGAACCTCATCATAAGCAATACTTCACATGTACATAATCTTATATAACCAAGCCACAACCCCTGATCAGTATATATATGTCTACGTACCAGATCTTTTAATCAATATTTCTAGCAACTGCaagcaaaagaaagcaaatattATTGAGAAGGTGCCTTAATTATATGAACTAACAAGGCTATAAACCTCTTTCAATCGTTTCCTGAATCTCCATCTCTTCCCTGAATGTCAAAATGAACTGCTCAGCCCTTTCATCTATTCCTTGCATCTGGGGAGATGCAAATCCCAATGACTCCCACATATCATCCGCCGTGCAGCCTCTTTCCCCTCTCATGATCTCATCTAATCCCATGCTCGTTCCTCCTGGCTCTACTGTTGTCGCAGCCTGATGATCAAGAATCTTCATAGTCTTTGTAGTTGGCGGAAACTTTGCCACCAACTCACTAGCACTTACAGGCCCTCGAAAGAGCTTATCAATATATACAGGTGCTAATTTTTTGTGTGCATGGCCAAAGCGGCTGCTACGTTGTTTGAAAGGAAGTGCACGACGCTGGTATGCAGGCCTCTTTCTGGTTTCATCACGTTTATGATCAAACGTGttgttaataatattgtttgttcgatattttgatttcttgataGATTTGGACATGTTGAGTTTGTGGAGTTTTCTTTGGAATTTGGATGTGAAGCTCTTCCATACCTTCTTGGCTGGCGGAAGCCTCAGATTCAGGCAAGACATGaacgaaagaaagaaatggggatgaacaagaaaagaagatgcGCGCGTTCAAGTACAGATCAACAGATGATGTGTTAAAACCTGTGCTTTATAAGAAGAGTAGCTAAGATTGTTCTTTCTGCACTGTATTTGTTTTGTCTGACGGGTACGGGATTCGTATTCGACTTGTGCCATAAATTTTCTGTGGACTCAGGACTGGCTTAGTCCATACGCTAAATGTTTGACGTGAGAAAATACAAGTAGCGATAAATGGACCCGCTTACTTCTTACGCTATTATAATCAACTAATCAAGTTCGGTAGAAGAGGAAATCAACCAGTTCGGTGGATCAACTTAAAGCTTAAgactaaatataatataaattagatATTCACTTACCGATGGTTATTAGCTAGATAATCACTCCAccttttttggttttgtgtgGAACTACATATGTGAAGTAAGGGGCGGAACTGAAATTATATAATAGAAAAGGTGAaaactcaatatataatttattattagaaaatttatttatttaaaataaaaatatattaattatattattctatatttaaacactaaaaatttaaaatattttgcatgGGACAGGCCCTGCTCGCCTCCCCCTAGTTCCCTAGCTAGTTCCGCCCTGTGTGAAGTTATATACCCATTTTACGCACGAAATGGCCACCTGCTGACAAAGGGAAATGAAAAGCTAGCAAAGGGAACATTTTATGAAACTACGATTGACAGATGATTCTAGGAAATTTAGCAGATATTAATGTATAGGTGATGAAGGATTCAGCTGACTATATTTGTTCTCTAAGCGATAACGCGTAATATCTTGCATTGTGACTAAAGAATAACCTCTTTACTGCAGTTCTATCTGATAACTTTTGAATTATGATCCAGaagttgtttttcttaaatcaGGCCAAACGGACTCGTGATTTTGTTTTGCCAGAAAGCATTTTTCTTAAATCAGGGCTTCTTAATTAATATCTGCCTTAAATAGATCGAACAGCTTTTAGTCTAGGCCTCACCTGAGTTTACACTTTGCAAGATACCGAAGGAATCGAAATTTTCGATAGGGATTGATATATGCCTTTCCAGTTCTCTACAACATCTGTGATTGTAACGCATCTTTCTTTACCAACTCAAAGATTCCACCGTCGTGTAGAAGTGTTCAGCAAAAAGTGATCTTTATTCTCCATTTTGAAAGCTACATGCATGGTAGCGAGAAATTTAAATAGGATAGATTCCAATCTTATTAAAACCACTGTTTCTTCTCTCTGTCATAGTGTTTACGAATCTAACAACAACAACGtgcaataataattaatcacaGAATACTTTATCAGCACAAAGTGAACCATAATGGTGTTTTCTGAAACAAGAGTTCTTGATCGAAATTGGATAAGAAACATTAGCATGGCTAGCTAGGCTttattgttaaagaataatataaattatattttaaagttgaattaagatgatttcttttaatacgatattagaattttattaattaagtagTTAGgagttcaaattttaaaattaaatatagaataGTGATGAGTTTGCAAGTTCTAAACTCAAATAACTACTCGAaggaatgtattaaaaatactgAAGATGCTGCCAAAAAGCAATAGGAATTTGATCACAATGAAGTCTCTCTATGGACTGCATTGCATCTCTTTGGCTTAGTGTAATCCGCCTAAAATATTTCACAAAAAGAATCATGTAAACTACCAATGCTGAGTTCATGCCGCATAGAGAAGCCGGCATTTTGTGTACAACTCTGTGATTAACGGTAACAATGCTTAACTGGTTTGTCTCTACCATAGGTTTCAAGCTATAAATAGAAGGATTGAGGTATATACTTCTCCTCAGGGTGtaagaattaaattaacataagcctcggagaaagaaaagatacaGAAGATATGGCCAAGTCTAGCAACAAAACAACCCTGCTCTTCAACTTGGCTTTGATGCTGTCTTTTCTCCTCATTGCGTCTGTCGTCGAAAGCAGATCAGTTCTTGGCAGTAAGTCTTAGATCAAACACTAGTGTAATTTAAAATCTTtgatcaattttatctttctcttGGCCATAAGGATAGCAGGCAATATTGCAGTATGAATTGATGCCCTTAGTCTTGTTTTCGGGTTTTTAGGGGCAGCAGCATCCACACCAGAGTGTGTCTCAGTGCATGGAGTAGTAACTGGAGACACT from Populus trichocarpa isolate Nisqually-1 chromosome 5, P.trichocarpa_v4.1, whole genome shotgun sequence includes these protein-coding regions:
- the LOC7476916 gene encoding transcription factor MYB14, yielding MVRAPCCEKMGLKKGPWTAEEDQILINYIQLHGHGNWRALPKQAGLLRCGKSCRLRWINYLRPDIKRGNFSREEEDTIIKLHEMLGNRWSAIAARLPGRTDNEIKNVWHTHLKKRLEKNHVTPEIKGRSVDISRFDHELNTDQELLDSSNLAAGSDQTEEHRPISPQQCSSDTSSLITGDIDISNNMCMKIESSDDFPEMDESFWSEVLSADNSRIVSDFSAIGTEPQLQFPFSPLVIEVEQVYATNSNMYDSTEYWHDLFTRAGGSLDLPEI
- the LOC7476917 gene encoding uncharacterized protein LOC7476917, which encodes MSCLNLRLPPAKKVWKSFTSKFQRKLHKLNMSKSIKKSKYRTNNIINNTFDHKRDETRKRPAYQRRALPFKQRSSRFGHAHKKLAPVYIDKLFRGPVSASELVAKFPPTTKTMKILDHQAATTVEPGGTSMGLDEIMRGERGCTADDMWESLGFASPQMQGIDERAEQFILTFREEMEIQETIERGL